CATTGCGATTGGCTGTATCATCAACTCAGCAACTTTGAAGTTCTTCCAGACAAAGGTAAACCTCTTACGAAATGGGACGATAGGAGTGAGGGTTGGCAAAATGTTGTAAGTGGCATCCGAAGTGCCATTAACAGAATAAGGTTGGAAGTAGTGCTTACCAAAGTTATTTTCGTTGTTGAGTGGTTAAGCGGGGAGGGAAGTGATGAAGTGATCTTTGAAGGTGAAGGTGTAACCCGTTACCCTGATTGCATGGTCCTAACTCAAAAATTTGAAGAATATGGGCGTACTTATTATGAAAATTACACTCTTCTCACTCAGCATGCTGTTGAAGGGAATCGGTATATTTTTGTGCCTTTAGCCCAATGGGGTGGTGGTTCAGGTGTCTTTTTGGATCTCAATGTAGTAGATAAAAAAACGCTCAGAACTGTTGATGAAATTGCTCTGGGAGATCGCACAGATGTTAGAGATGTTGTTTTGGCTGATGCACATAGTGAGACTGTGACTATCACCTATATTGAACGTGAGGTTAAAGGTATTAAAGATGATTATAAAATCGTATATGACCCTAAAAAAGCAATAAAGAGACACTTTAGGATGATACAAGGCACACTTCAGGAGATGGAACCGTGATAGAGTTCCAAGTTCATATTGTTCGATTCAAAGAGAGACGATGCGTTTTCAACGAACTGTTGTTCTTACTTTGAGAACTGATCTTCGCTGAGGTTATGGTACCGACACAGTTCCGCTCCGTGTGATTGTTATCATATCACAATCTTGGTTTAGAGCGTGGTCCGAATTTTCGATGGCAGTACAATTGATTTGAAAGAAAATATTGATAAACGCGTGTATGCAACGCAAGAAGAGATTACTACTGTAGAAGAGGAAAAATGATGTTACAATCGAATCTAAATCGCTCTGCCCCCAATGCTGCTTCAATCCTGCTTAATAGATATATAAGCTCGCATAATCGGAATGATGTTGGGGTGAATGACCCTAAATATATAAGCACGTTCAATAAAGATAATATTGGAGTGAGTGAGGCTAGTATCTATAATTACCGTGGTGTTGATTGCTGCGAAAAGGGCAAATTTGACGAAGGGATTGAACATTTTAACAAGGTGATTGCGCTGGTTCCAAAATTTGCTGGTGCCTATTATAATCGAGGTATCGCTTACGCCCGCAAAGGCGATTTTGACAACGCTATCAAGGACTTTAGTAGGGCGATACAACTCAAACCTGATTATGCCAATGCTTACAACGGTCTCGGATTTATTTATGCCAATACAGACGATTTTGATAACGCCATAGAAAACTTTGATAAAGCAGTACAACTCAATCCCGATGAAGCTAAAACCTATTACAATCGCGGTACTGCTTACTTCAATACAGACGATTTTGACAACGCTCTGGAAGACTATAATAGAGCGGTAAAACTTGACCCTAACGATGCCAGAACCTATTACAATCGCGGATTCACTTATGCCAATACAGACGATTTTGATAACGCCATAAAAGACTATACCTCCGCAGTAAAACTTAAACCCGATTATGCTGAGGCATATAACGGACGCGGGGCTAATTACGCCAACAAACATGATTTTGATAATGCTATAAAAGACTATAATATGGCAATACAACTCAAACCAGAGTGTGCAGGGTTCTATTACAATCGAGGTGCTGCTTACGCGGCAAAAGACGATTTTGATAATGCTATAGAAGACTATAACAGAGCGATACAACTACAGCCCAATTATGCCGAGGTATACAACAACCGAGGCACTGCTTATGCTAACAAGAGCGATTTTGATAATGCCATCCCAGACTTTAATAAAGTAATACAACTACAACCCGATTATGTTAACGCCTATCATAATCGAGGCACCGCTTACATCAACAAGGGTGAGTATAACCAAGCCATTAAAGACTTTAGTAAGGCTATCGATCTGGATTTCGACCATATTGTCCTTGCTTATAGAGGGCGCGGCGTGGCTTATTATGCAGAAGATAGGTTTTATCGGGCAGTCGACGACTTTAGCAAAGTCATAAACCTCACACCTGACAACCCATTTGCCTATTTCGGACGCGGTCAGGCTTATCGTAACCTGTTGGTTTTTGAGAAAGCCATCCAAGACTTTAGCACGGCGATACGTCTCAAACCTGATGAGGCTGCCGGTGCCTATACGGAGCGAGGTATAACCTATCACAGCAAAGGTGACATAGACAAGGCGATTGAAGACTATAACGCTGCAATAGCGTTGGATCCAGAATTTGCAGAGGCTTATATGTATCGCGGGCAAGCTTACCGTGATAAAGGCGAGGTCGATAAGGCGATTGCAGATTATAACGAAGCGATACAACGCGAACCAGAACGTGCTGAGCCCTATACCTACCGCGGTCTCATCTACAACGAACCAGGCGAGATGGACAAGGCGATTGAAGATCATAAGAAAGCAATAGAAGTGGATCCAGAGTTTGCCGAAGCATACCTCAATCGCGGGCAGGCTTACTACGCCAAGAACGAAATGGATACAGCAATTGCGGATTATGACAAAGCGATACAGCTCAATCCAAAGTTTGTGGAGGCATACACGCATCGGGGCAACGCGTATCGTGCCATGGCCGAGTTAGACAGTGCAATTGCAGATTATACGGAAGCCTTAAAGCTCAAACCAAAAGTTGCTGAATCTTATTACACAAGAGGTGAAACGTGGTTACTTGCGAAGGAATGGGAAGAAGCGAAGACCGACTTGACAGCCGCGGTCCTACAAGGTGTAGATGTTGCCGCTGCGTTTCACAATGCCTACGGGAGCATTGCTGCTTTTGAACAGGAAATAGGGGTTCGTTTACCGAAAGAGATTGTCGAGTTGTTGATCCCGCGGAGCGAACCCTTTGAAATTGATAAAGGCACGCGGATCGCGTTAGGAATGAAGTACTACGGGAGCGGTGAACTTAGCAGTGGTCTTGCCTCGAAACTTGCAGGGGTCCCGCGCGAAGAATTCTGGCATCTGATGGGGGATTATGGGCTCTCTCCTTTGTATGTTGATGAGGAGGAGCTTGTTAATAGCGGATTTTAAGGATGCCAATACACCCAGTTATTAGCAATAATAGTCCGCTTGTTGGACTCTTCGGGCTCAACCTGCTTTCTCTATTGCGTGATCTTTATACAGAAGTGTGGATTCCACGAAAGGTTGAAAAGGAGTTTCTGAAAAAGGATACGATAATTCGTCGGGAAGCCCTCGAAAGTGCCCCTTGGATTAAAACTGTCGATTTAACGGATCCGGAAACCGCTGCGATTTATGTGGAACTTGATGACGGTGAAGCTGAGTCCCTGGCTCTTGCTAATGAACACGATGCATGTCTCGTTCTTCTTGATGAAAAGGTGGGAAGGCGGACGGCGAAAGAAATTGGATTAACGGTTAAGGGGACAGTTGGCATTTTGATTGAGGCAAAGGCGGAAGGCTTGATTGATGTCATCAAGCCGCTTTTAATTCAGTTGCAGGATAATGGAATACACCTGAGCGAATCACTCATTAATAACGCTCTGCAAAACGCAGGTGAGATAGATTAGTTGAACTTACTATTCAAACCCATGTCACCCCGCTGGGGTTCAAGAGAATGGTATGAACGGTTTCCTACACACATGTCGCCCCTCTGGGGAAACTTTGTTGGATGGGTTCACCCATTCTATACAAAGGCTTCCCTCCTGCTGGAGCCAGGGTCATTCGATTTTAAGAAATTATCAGATTTCACGCCTATTTTTGAGCATCCGGTGCGGTTACAAACCGCACCTACCGGACTGGTTTCTCAAAATCTTCCTAAAAGAGGGAAAACTAAATAGCGCTATAAAAATGTTTGACACTATTTAATAATTAATGTTATAATAAATAATGCAATACCACTTCTACTATAGTGCCTGATGTTGCTGGGAGTCGTTAAGGGATTCCGTGATTTGGATCCGCTTGTGATTCCTCTATTTAGTCTGTAGTACGAACTGTGAGCTATTTTATACCATTGGCAGTCGTTTTGTGAATTCGACTTAACTCAGCAGGGGCATTCAGTTTTCCCGTGGGACGGAACTCCGGTTCCCGATACGTCTCTGTTTTGTGGGGCGAGGTCTAGTCAACCTCCCTCCGCAAAACAGAGATAGGGTGAAGGCTGAATGCCCTTGATTATTGGGGATGTGACCCTTCCCACATTGACATCTTACACGCCTGAAAAACGAGGGTGGAATACGCTCGCATAGCACTTTACCTATCTATCAGTCCCGCGCAAATACTAAGACATCATAAGGCTGCCCGCTGTATGTGAATTGGTCTTTGAACCGACCCTCACACGTAAATCCGGCAGATTCTAAAATCTCCGCTTTCTTCTCAGCACCACTGTCGACATAACACTGAACCTTTACATCAGGAAACGCTACCGCTGAAAGCAACGCAGGAACGGCGTCTGCGAAATTCGGATGAAAGAAGAGGTCTAAGACCGCAGTTGCTGGTTGCCAACGTGCATCGCGACCGACAGTTGCCCATCCGACGATCGCACCCTCTGCCGAAATTAACAACTTCGCATCAGCGTAGGCATCTTCGGTTTCCAGGTCGTGCTTGAAACTCAGGAATCCGCCCTCAAGGTTCGTGGGACCGTAGACTCCCCACTTCAGACTCCGCAACGTGTCCCATCCGACAATACCCGATAACGCTGTGACTTTGG
This is a stretch of genomic DNA from Candidatus Poribacteria bacterium. It encodes these proteins:
- a CDS encoding toll/interleukin-1 receptor domain-containing protein, whose amino-acid sequence is MNKPLKGFITYSHEDTEAKKELRKRLAVMEQQNELVTWDDGQLTPGDEALQEDILKKVVDSDMLLYLVSAASLASKNCNKELAEAISGDKRGIPIILEHCDWLYHQLSNFEVLPDKGKPLTKWDDRSEGWQNVVSGIRSAINRIRLEVVLTKVIFVVEWLSGEGSDEVIFEGEGVTRYPDCMVLTQKFEEYGRTYYENYTLLTQHAVEGNRYIFVPLAQWGGGSGVFLDLNVVDKKTLRTVDEIALGDRTDVRDVVLADAHSETVTITYIEREVKGIKDDYKIVYDPKKAIKRHFRMIQGTLQEMEP
- a CDS encoding tetratricopeptide repeat protein, which encodes MMLQSNLNRSAPNAASILLNRYISSHNRNDVGVNDPKYISTFNKDNIGVSEASIYNYRGVDCCEKGKFDEGIEHFNKVIALVPKFAGAYYNRGIAYARKGDFDNAIKDFSRAIQLKPDYANAYNGLGFIYANTDDFDNAIENFDKAVQLNPDEAKTYYNRGTAYFNTDDFDNALEDYNRAVKLDPNDARTYYNRGFTYANTDDFDNAIKDYTSAVKLKPDYAEAYNGRGANYANKHDFDNAIKDYNMAIQLKPECAGFYYNRGAAYAAKDDFDNAIEDYNRAIQLQPNYAEVYNNRGTAYANKSDFDNAIPDFNKVIQLQPDYVNAYHNRGTAYINKGEYNQAIKDFSKAIDLDFDHIVLAYRGRGVAYYAEDRFYRAVDDFSKVINLTPDNPFAYFGRGQAYRNLLVFEKAIQDFSTAIRLKPDEAAGAYTERGITYHSKGDIDKAIEDYNAAIALDPEFAEAYMYRGQAYRDKGEVDKAIADYNEAIQREPERAEPYTYRGLIYNEPGEMDKAIEDHKKAIEVDPEFAEAYLNRGQAYYAKNEMDTAIADYDKAIQLNPKFVEAYTHRGNAYRAMAELDSAIADYTEALKLKPKVAESYYTRGETWLLAKEWEEAKTDLTAAVLQGVDVAAAFHNAYGSIAAFEQEIGVRLPKEIVELLIPRSEPFEIDKGTRIALGMKYYGSGELSSGLASKLAGVPREEFWHLMGDYGLSPLYVDEEELVNSGF
- a CDS encoding DUF3368 domain-containing protein → MPIHPVISNNSPLVGLFGLNLLSLLRDLYTEVWIPRKVEKEFLKKDTIIRREALESAPWIKTVDLTDPETAAIYVELDDGEAESLALANEHDACLVLLDEKVGRRTAKEIGLTVKGTVGILIEAKAEGLIDVIKPLLIQLQDNGIHLSESLINNALQNAGEID